From Rhizobium sp. Pop5:
ATCAACGGCCTCGACCTGCAGGGACAGATCGCCGATGGCGATCATCCGCCGATCGTCTTCATTACGGGACATGGCGACATTCCCTCTTCCGTACGCGCGATCAAGCGCGGTGCCGTGGATTTCCTGACCAAGCCGTTCAGCGACGAGGATCTGATGGCGGCGATCCAGGCGGCCATCGCCCAGGATCGCCACAAGCGGACCGAACGCGCCGAGCTCGACATGCTGAAACAGCATTACCTCGACCTGACGCCGCGCGAGCGCGAGGTGCTGCCGCTCGTCGTCAGCGGTCTTCTCAACAAGCAGGCGGCCGCCGAACTCGGGATCAGCGAGGTCACGCTGCAGATCCACAGAAGAAACGTGATGCAGAAAATGGCGGCGGCGTCGCTCGCCGACCTCGTGCGGATCGCGGAGAGATTGGAAATACCGATCACCCACTCACGCCGTGTGGGAGGGAATTCTTCATGAACGAGACAAGACATGTCGTGGCAGTTGTCGATGACGATCCAAGGCTTCTGGAATCGATGGGCGACCTTCTGGAATCGGCAGGCTATGTGGCCCGCGGCTTCTCGTCGGCGGGCTCGCTGCTGGTCAACGGCCTGTCGGACCTCGACCTGCTCATCACCGATATCGGAATGCCCGGTATCGACGGCTTCGAACTACGTGACCTGGTGCGGAAATCGCGCCCGGAACTGCCGGTATTCCTCATCACCGGTCGCCACGAGATCGCCGATCAGGGCCGCGCGCAAGGCGCCGGCGGATTTTTCCGCAAGCCCTTCGATGCCCAGGCGCTGCTCACGGCCATCGCCAACGCTTTGCACAAATAGAGACGGAGGGTGACATGAGAGTTGACCAGACTTTGGCCCGGAGATCGGCGCCGTCATCACTGCAGCGCAGAAGCAAAGAGGAGCGGCCGCTGGTCATCATCGTCGATGACGACGCATCCGTCCGGGAGGCACTGTCGGAACTGATCCTGTCGGCAGGCTTCCATCCCGCCAGCTTCGCCTCCACCCGCGAATTGCTCGATGCCGAAATATTGGAGAACCCCGGCTGCCTGATCCTCGATGTGCGCATGCCGGGAGCAAGCGGTCTTCATCTGCAAAGCCATCTGGCCGAAAACGGCATCACCAAGCCGATCATCTTCCTGACAGGGCACGGCGACATCCCGATGACCGTCCAGGCAATGAAGGCCGGCGCCGTTGATTTTCTCACCAAGCCGGTGCGGGACCAGACGCTGCTCGACGCCGTGACCGCGGCGATCGCCATGGACGGCGAACGGCGGGCGGAAGCGGCCATCGCCAACCGCAATATCGAACGCCTGGAGACGCTGACGCAGCGCGAGCGGGAGGTGCTGCATGAAGTGGCGCGCGGACGATTGAACAAGCAGATCGCCTTCGACCTCGGCATCAGCGAAGTGACGGTCAAGCTGCATCGCAGCAACGTCATGCACAAGATGGAAGCCGCCTCCATTGGCGAGCTGATCCGGGCGTGGGAAACGCTACCCGCGCAGATGCGCCAGGCCGCCGGCGTGCGCTGAGCATGCCGCGCCCTTGAGATTCGCTTGCCGCGCCTTAGATCCCTGCCCAGCCGCGGACGGCCGGTTTCCCTTGGGGTTTTCCCGGTAGACGCCCGATGTGGCCTGCCTTTGATGTCCAAATGGTGCGCCATGTATCCAATTCGCGCCAAAAACGACCGCGCGGCCGCGACAGTGGCTTCCGATCTCGCTCGCATGCGGTATCCCTAAATTAAAGCGCGGGGATATGACTTGATGCCCGGCTTTGGTTCCTTGAAGGAGATCTCGCCATGAACAATCGCTCGTCAGCCGCGTCTGAAACCAACGCCTTCGATAACGAAGCAAACTTCTTGTCGGCAATGGGAAATGCCAAACGACTTCACATCCTGCGTCTGCTGGCCCAAGGAGAGCTCTCCGTGACGGTTCTGGCCGACGAGGTGGGATTGAGCCAATCTTCGACCTCCCAGC
This genomic window contains:
- a CDS encoding response regulator, yielding MNETRHVVAVVDDDPRLLESMGDLLESAGYVARGFSSAGSLLVNGLSDLDLLITDIGMPGIDGFELRDLVRKSRPELPVFLITGRHEIADQGRAQGAGGFFRKPFDAQALLTAIANALHK
- a CDS encoding response regulator transcription factor → MRVDQTLARRSAPSSLQRRSKEERPLVIIVDDDASVREALSELILSAGFHPASFASTRELLDAEILENPGCLILDVRMPGASGLHLQSHLAENGITKPIIFLTGHGDIPMTVQAMKAGAVDFLTKPVRDQTLLDAVTAAIAMDGERRAEAAIANRNIERLETLTQREREVLHEVARGRLNKQIAFDLGISEVTVKLHRSNVMHKMEAASIGELIRAWETLPAQMRQAAGVR
- a CDS encoding helix-turn-helix transcriptional regulator, with protein sequence MNNRSSAASETNAFDNEANFLSAMGNAKRLHILRLLAQGELSVTVLADEVGLSQSSTSQHLSILREQELVRTRRAAQTIYYSLHSGAVRTMLDTLADIFGTHRHANAEYIRAVGT